In Mycobacterium branderi, the DNA window CGTCGACGACGACAGCGAGGTGTACGCCATCACCTCCGGCGGCGGGGTGATCCGCACCGCGGCGCGGCAAGTCCGCAAGGCCGGACGGCAAACCAAGGGCGTTCGGTTGATGAACTTGGGCGAGGGCGACACACTGTTAGCCATCGCACGTAATGCCGAAGAAGCCGCCGCAGCCGACGGCGAGTCGGGCACCGAACCCGGCGCATGAGCTACCGCCGGCCGCCGCCGCGGCCGGGACGCACAGGTAAGGAGCCCGTGGTGACGTCACCGAACGAGCCGGGATACCCCGGACTGGGCGACAGCCCCAACGGGAACGGCTCGCTCGACCGCGGGGGCGCGCACCGATCCGAGACACGCCCCACGCCGGACCGAGGCGCGGACACCAGCTCTGATTCGGGCGGTGCGCCGCCATGGCAGCGGGGCGGCCCCCGGCAGTCGCCGTCGCAGCATCGCCCGCCGCCGGACACATCGGGCCAACACGAGGGCCGGTCGGGCCACTCCCCCGGCGTCGAAGCGCGGCTCACCCGGTTCATCTCCGGCACCGCGGCGCCCGGGGCCACCGCCACACCGCAGGGTGGCCACGGGAAAACACACGAGGCCGATCCCGCGCCCGCCCGGGGCGAAAGCCGGCACAGCGAGGCCTATGCGAGCGAGCTGCCCGACCTGTCGGGAGTGGCGCCGCGACCGGCACCACGCAAGCCGATGCCCGACCGTGGGCCCGACACGTCGTCGACAGCCACGGCGGGCCGCCCGACAAGCCGCATCCACGTCAGCGGCCGGGCCCGGGGCCCGGTGCGGGCCAGCATGCAGATCCGGCGGATCGACCCGTGGAGCACGTTGAAGGTGTCTCTGGTGCTGTCGGTCGCGCTGTTCTTCGTCTGGATGATCGCGGTCGCGTTCCTGTATCTGGTGCTCGGCGGCATGGGCGTGTGGAGCAAGCTCAACAGCAACGTCGGCGATCTGCTGAACAACGCCAGCGGCAGCACCGAGCTCGTCTCCAGCGGCACCATCTTCGGCGGCGCGGTGCTGATCGGTCTGCTGAACATCGTGCTGCTCACGGCGATGGCCACGATCGGCGCGTTTGTCTACAACCTGACCACCGACCTGATCGGTGGCATCGAAGTGACACTGGCAGATCGGGATTAGCGCGGCAACGATGCAGAGCGCGGAGCGCGATGAGGAGGAGCCGCGCAATCGGGATTAGCAGCGGGGCGGTCGAGTGCGGTAATCTCGTCGCTCGGTCGTTCGCGTGCGGGCCTATAGCTCAGGCGGTTAGAGCGCTTCGCTGATAACGAAGAGGTCGGAGGTTCGAGTCCTCCTAGGCCCACAACCATGTGTTCGCCCAGACGCTCCGTGAGATTGCTGTTGCCGCTGGCCGCGCTCGCCGTGGCGGCGGCGGTGTTCCGGTCACGGCGGGGAGTCGAGGTCTGGCATGTGGCCGCTGACCCGACCGGGGACCGCGGCGAGGGGCCTTAGCTCAGTTGGTAGAGCGCTGCCTTTGCAAGGCAGAAGTCAGGGGTTCGAATCCCCTAGGCTCCACGGCTTTCACGGGCGTGGCTGGACATCGACGCTTGGCGGCCGCGGCGACGGCTCCGGGCGCGACGAGCGGCGGATGATCGAGAACGCGACCGCGCCACCGGCCAAGGCAGCCACCGCGATCCCGGCAATCACCCACGGACGCTTGCTGCGGCCCCGAGCCCGGCGCGCCTGTTGCAACGCTTCGGGCAGACCGGCAACTACCTCTTGCGCCGCGGCCAATTCCGCTGCGATGGTCTCCTGCGCGCTCTGCAGGTCCCGCGCGAGCCGGCCCTCCTGATAGCGGCGTCGCAGGTTCGACGCTCCCGCCTGCGCAGAGTGCACACCCAGGCCGACGACGCCGCGCGTGACGTCCACCGGCCCGACCGCCGTGTAGGCCAGCCCTCGGGTCAGTCGCTGCCGCGGGGTCAACCGGGTCTTCGTCGTCGCGCTCATCTGCCGCCTTCCTGCCGACCGTCGGTAAAGCTCCACCCTGCCATCATTGCCACGTCTGCGGGCCGGATGCACGGCTATCGGCACCGGCCGGCGGACGGCCGCAGCGATGATGGCAGACTGTGATGTCGTGACTACCAGCCCAATTCAGACTGCCACTGCCACGCTGCACACCAACCGCGGCGACATCAAGATCGCACTGTTCGGGAACCACGCTCCCAAGACCGTCGCCAACTTCGTGGGTCTGGCGCAGGGCACCAAGGACTATTCGACCGAGAACGCCTCCGGCGGCACCTCCGGGCCGTTTTACGACGGCGCGATCTTCCATCGGGTGATCAGCGGGTTCATGATCCAGGGCGGCGACCCGACGGGCACGGGTCGCGGCGGCCCGGGCTACAAGTTCGCCGACGAGTTCCATCCGGAGTTGCAGTTCGACAAGCCCTACCTGCTGGCGATGGCCAACGCCGGTCCGGGCACCAACGGCTCTCAGTTCTTCATCACCGTCGGCAAGACGCCCCACCTGAACCGGCGGCACACCATCTTCGGTGAGGTCGTCGACCCGGAGTCACAGAAGGTCGTCGACGCGATCGCGGCCACCCCCACTGACCACAGCGACCGACCCACTGAACCCGTCGTGATCGAATCGATCACCATCTCCTAAACCGGCGGCGCGTACCCGGCCTCGGTGAGCGCGTCGAGCACCTCCAACGGATTGGTGCCGAGGTCCCAGCGCGAGAAAATCAGCAGCCGGTCGTCGACGGTCTCGATCTCCAGCAGCCGGGTCTTGCGTCCGATGCGCCGGAACTCGGTGATCCGGAGGATCTTGATGTCGGGGCGCCGCAAAAGCTGCGTTCGCAACCACCCGCGAACTAACAGCCCCTCGGGGGTGATTGCCAGCTTCGGCCGCGCGCGCCACGAAACGCTTGCAAACAAGATCAACCCCGCCGCGGCAATACCTGTGAGGATCCGGCCCGGCGGGTCTGTGACCAGAGTCACACACGCGATAGCCATCGCCACGCCGACGAAGCCACAACCTGCGATTCCGGGCGTGGACGGTGCCCATTCGGTTTGCTGCACAGGCATGCTAGAGCGCCCTACCTTTGGCGATGCAGTTATCCACAAGCGCTATCAACAATGGGGATGAATCACATGCGTGTGATTGAGTAAACGGCGGGTTGCCAATACAGTAACGATCCCCACCCTAAATGAATTCATTACGGCACCGGCGACTGTTACCGCCACCGCATGGTGAGCAACAAACCACTGATCATGAAAGCAAACGCCACGGCGTAGTTCCACGGTCCCAGTTCGGCCATCCAGTCCAGCACCGAGGGCGCGTTGGGGCCGGTGGCGGCCAGCTGGAACACCATCAGCCAGATCAGCCCGATCAGCATCAAGCCGACGAACAGTGCGACGAACCAGACGCTGGACGGTCCGGCCTTGACCTTGACCGGCGTCCGGCTGACCGGACTCGCGGTGAAGTCGTTTTTCTTGCGGACCTTGGACTTGGGCATCGGTACCTCAGGACAGTCGAGCGGATGCAACGATAAAGACTAACCCACCCGAACACCTGCGACTGGGGACCCGATGGCCAAACCGACCACGCGCCGCGCGATGACCGCCCGCGCGCTGTGGCGCGTCGGTGTCCCCCTGGTGTGCCTGCTGGCCGGGTTGCTGCTGGGCGCGACGCACGGGGTGTCCCGGGGCGGCGAGATCCGGCGCAGCGACGCGCCGCGGCTGGTCGACTTGGTGCGCGAGGCGCAGTCGAACGTCGACGGGCTGTCCAGCGAGCGGGATC includes these proteins:
- a CDS encoding PH domain-containing protein codes for the protein MQQTEWAPSTPGIAGCGFVGVAMAIACVTLVTDPPGRILTGIAAAGLILFASVSWRARPKLAITPEGLLVRGWLRTQLLRRPDIKILRITEFRRIGRKTRLLEIETVDDRLLIFSRWDLGTNPLEVLDALTEAGYAPPV
- the crgA gene encoding cell division protein CrgA, with the protein product MPKSKVRKKNDFTASPVSRTPVKVKAGPSSVWFVALFVGLMLIGLIWLMVFQLAATGPNAPSVLDWMAELGPWNYAVAFAFMISGLLLTMRWR
- a CDS encoding DUF3566 domain-containing protein, which produces MTSPNEPGYPGLGDSPNGNGSLDRGGAHRSETRPTPDRGADTSSDSGGAPPWQRGGPRQSPSQHRPPPDTSGQHEGRSGHSPGVEARLTRFISGTAAPGATATPQGGHGKTHEADPAPARGESRHSEAYASELPDLSGVAPRPAPRKPMPDRGPDTSSTATAGRPTSRIHVSGRARGPVRASMQIRRIDPWSTLKVSLVLSVALFFVWMIAVAFLYLVLGGMGVWSKLNSNVGDLLNNASGSTELVSSGTIFGGAVLIGLLNIVLLTAMATIGAFVYNLTTDLIGGIEVTLADRD
- the cwsA gene encoding cell wall synthesis protein CwsA yields the protein MSATTKTRLTPRQRLTRGLAYTAVGPVDVTRGVVGLGVHSAQAGASNLRRRYQEGRLARDLQSAQETIAAELAAAQEVVAGLPEALQQARRARGRSKRPWVIAGIAVAALAGGAVAFSIIRRSSRPEPSPRPPSVDVQPRP
- a CDS encoding peptidylprolyl isomerase, whose protein sequence is MADCDVVTTSPIQTATATLHTNRGDIKIALFGNHAPKTVANFVGLAQGTKDYSTENASGGTSGPFYDGAIFHRVISGFMIQGGDPTGTGRGGPGYKFADEFHPELQFDKPYLLAMANAGPGTNGSQFFITVGKTPHLNRRHTIFGEVVDPESQKVVDAIAATPTDHSDRPTEPVVIESITIS